aagtccttttaaaaatttcatagcCAGGAGGcagtggtatacacctttaatcccggagctcagcaggcagaggtaggtgtatttctttgagttcaatgccaatctggtctacacagctagttccaggacaaccaaggctacacaaagaagccccatctcaaaaaataaaaaaaataaataaatataagtaaataaataaatgtaaaagataaaataaaatttaaaatatagagcCCAAGAACATACCTTTTAAGAAATACCCAAAGAGCACTCATGTATGCTAAATTTGGGTAACTTGATTATTGTAATGTTCAAACAAAGTATcaatcaaaataacaaaaggTTAGAGTAATTTATGTCATATTATGTCATATTCAATTTACGTCATATTAGGGGGTTATCTTTAAGGAATTCATGGCTCTTCCCAAATAGCAAAGCCGTCTCTCCTGAAGCAATCCTTGGCAGCTCTCCTCACTACCCCATTACTCAGACCAACAGCCTAGGCACCCTGCTTCTGTTCTGTCTCGTTTCTAATCTGTTCCTCAGAGTACACTCTCTTTCAAAATGCCCAATCTCTTAAAGGTCACTTCTAAAAATCAGtaactcgggctggtgagatggtgggtaagagcacccgactgctcttctgaaggtccagagttcaaatcccagcaaccacatggtggctcacaaccatccgtaacgagatctggcgccctcttctggagtgtctgagacagctacagtgtacttacatataataaaataaatctttaaaaaaaaaaaatcagtaactcACCATTGTCCCCCCACTAGAGTCCAGACTGCTGCATGTGCTAAGCTCTGTCTTGTAGCCTATGACCCTGTGCCTTGGCTTGGCTTACCGTTCCCTAGATCATTGTTACTTTGCTATCACCGCAGTACTTCCAATATTTGAGTCCCAGTGTGTTACTTCCTCTATCCTGATGCTTTACAGACACTAGCACACCATGCTGGCTTTCAACTTCACTTTGCCAGAGGTTCTCTGGCTGCAGGAGAAAGACACTCTGATCTTAGCCTTGTCTTTCTCACTCTGCAGCAATCCCTGAGGGTTGCACAGAAAAGCATTACATCTTCAAGGTCTAAACTATCCTCTTCCATACAGCCATAGCAGGCATGTTTGGTGAATAGCTTGTCCTATATCAACCCCTGATAATATCCTATGCAAGGTCTACTGACTACACAAAAACTGCCGTACTCTTTCACATTTGGAGACACGAGCGATTCCTCTTGCCTGAACCTTGTCTCCTTGGAGAACTACTTATTCACCAAGCCTCAGTTTTCCAATCAATGTCCCGCAGGGAGAATTAGccttctccacatcttcacaGAGCTTAACAAACCTCGCATGTACCACTTAGTGACTGTTCTATGTAAGTCTTATAATCTGATTCTCTACTAGACTGCTGGCAACTTGAATGCAAGtctttatatgttttaatatCTAAAGCCTAGTTTCTGGAACGTCTGTCTGataaatagtatatataatatgatgactatcacataaaagaatatatatttaaaatgttagtcTCAAATCTCTAAGAAATTATAACATATTCAATCAATTCAGTTTACTTTTCCAGAATTATTAAGTCTAAAAAAGGATATAGTAACAAATGAGGTAAATGTGGAATTTGGTTATTTGcataaatcaattttttaaaattttaatcaaatgACATATTAAAATGATTATACACAAGCTGACTTACTCAATAAATTATAGTGACTGTACTTAAGTATAGATAATCCTTAAGCTATGGGGTCCTATCAACTAGAGAGTCAAAAGTAATATACATAAAACtaacatagaaaatataaaagcatattACAAAAATGAGTGTATATATTCCATAGACACAATCACTGATAGACACGTGAAGTAAAGATCCTTACATGagtaaacaaagtaaaaaaaaaaaaagggttttaaGGGATTTTTTAAGGGATTAGATGATCTAACATCCTGATGGTATAGCTGCAAAACAAAGTGAGAAGTAGAAACAGATTTAAATACCATGACAGGGTAAAAATGAATGTCAATTGAGAAACAGGCCTTAAAAAACATGTATAATTCACAAAGCATAAGATGGAAATGAGAATGTTCCAGGCCAGGATAAAggtgaagctgggcgtggtggtgacAGCTAGAacctcagtgcttgggaggcaggaggaggataaCATTCaaacagtctgggctacacagcaagaccttctCTTACCAAAAGAAAGGGCagaagggagggggctgggaaaaaggaaggagggaggaaaaaggtgagtaagagaaaggaaacaggagtGAGGATGTGACTAGCTCAGGGCTGAGGGACCAGCGCTCAACCAGATGCAGACTCTTTAGGAGTTGTGGGGAAGGGACTGAATGTTTGTCACAGCACCAGATCTCCAAGCTTCTACTGCCAGAAACAAAGCTGAAATGTTTTGTGATGGAAAACAAGCAACCACAAGAGCTATAGGCCATTTATAAAGTCCTAAAATTCTAACTAATCAACTTTGCACTCACAGaagggaagccagagaacaactgtgagctgatttttttttttttcgattttgACCTTTATTTAAATCATGAGTTTCACTCATCACTTTTATTAACAGAAATCACTTTCCATCATTGTTACATGACAATAGGACCCGGGGAGGCATCAGTTAAATACTAGCTCTAAACAGGACTAACAAAAACTGGACTCAGAAGACTAAAGATCTAAatacaacatatttattttacaatactTATATAATTTATCATTAGCATATGATATACAAAATATTAAGTCACGTCTAGGTTTGATAAACACTCCAATACAGCAATTCATATTGCACACTAGAGCATCGTTCCCACCTGACTAGCTCACTAGTTCAGGCTGGACATTCACCCTCTGAAGCACTTCTTCCGGCATGCAGAAGACAGGGCTAACAGGCTTGATCTGCTCTTCTCCCAGAAGAGACAAGCCAGCAATGCCAAATAAGGTGTGGAAGGGATCCACCATATCTCCTGGTCTGTCTGCAAATCCTCCCGTCTCTTCATCTTGACACGCTAAGATGAAACTTCGAAGCTTTTCTCTGTCAATCCAGTGAAGTCTCCCGATGATCTTTAGGGAGGCCAACACCCACCATGAGTAGCACACATCTGGTAACTTCTCGGGTCTTCCATTGAGTCCGCCTGAGGGCAACTGCCGTTCACAAAGCCACCAACCAAGTAGGTCGGAGTTCACTTGGTGCAACTGACTAGTTATGGCCAGGAATCCTGTGCAACAATAGATCTGCCCAGCGTGAGATTCAGAGCCTGGTCTGCACCCAAATCCACCATCAAAGTTCATGCAGGACAAAACAAACTCAATCGCCTTTTCCACATTAATAGCATCAAGCTTGCCCAAAAGAGCCAAAGTTGCCACCGCACAAAATGAGAATCTTGTATCAATTTCTCCCCAAATGTCTCCAGCAAAGGAGCCATCTTCTTTCTGTAGGCTCTGAACATAGGCCACAACCTTATCTACGTTGATAACATGAACACTGTCATACAGAGTAAGAATCTGGACAGCACTGAGCGTGTACAGAAGGTGGGGGTCGTGCCCAATGCTAGCACTTATTCCCCCACACTCATGCTGGCACGACTTGATAAACACCAGGATTTCTTCTCTGTTCATGCGATGAAGCTGTCCCATGAGGTCCATCACAGTCAGGCCCCAGTAGACGCCGCTCATTCTCAGGTATTCAGACATGCAGTATTCATAATCGTCTTTCTTTGAGCCATAGGAGGCAATATAATCGGCATGCTTCTCCAGCAACAGGGTGTCAGGCGCATCTGACTTTATAGTAACGTCTTTCTGCTGTGTGCCCATGTCCGACC
This region of Mus caroli chromosome 3, CAROLI_EIJ_v1.1, whole genome shotgun sequence genomic DNA includes:
- the LOC110290860 gene encoding geranylgeranyl transferase type-2 subunit beta encodes the protein MGTQQKDVTIKSDAPDTLLLEKHADYIASYGSKKDDYEYCMSEYLRMSGVYWGLTVMDLMGQLHRMNREEILVFIKSCQHECGGISASIGHDPHLLYTLSAVQILTLYDSVHVINVDKVVAYVQSLQKEDGSFAGDIWGEIDTRFSFCAVATLALLGKLDAINVEKAIEFVLSCMNFDGGFGCRPGSESHAGQIYCCTGFLAITSQLHQVNSDLLGWWLCERQLPSGGLNGRPEKLPDVCYSWWVLASLKIIGRLHWIDREKLRSFILACQDEETGGFADRPGDMVDPFHTLFGIAGLSLLGEEQIKPVSPVFCMPEEVLQRVNVQPELVS